ATGATCTCGTCGATAGCTTGGAGCGTGAGCCTCGAGATGATGAGTGGGCCGAAGCTGTGGATATGGCCTTGCCTGCCTTCCGTCGTCGCCTGCATCAGGGTCGTCGCGCTAAAGACAAAATGGTGCAGTCTAATTTGCGCTTGGTAGTGTCCATCGCCAAGAAATACATGAACCGCGGTCTGTCCTTCCAAGATCTGATTCAGGAAGGGAGTTTAGGCTTGATTCGGGCGGCTGAGAAGTTTGACCACGAAAAGGGGTACAAGTTTTCTACCTATGCAACCTGGTGGATCCGTCAGGCCATTACCCGTGCGATCGCAGATCAGTCCCGCACCATTCGACTCCCTGTCCATCTATACGAAACCATTTCCCGCATCAAGAAAACCACCAAACTCTTATCCCAAGAGCTAGGGCGTAAGCCGACCGAAGAAGAAATCGCCACTCGCATGGAAATGACCATCGAGAAATTGCGATTCATTGCCAAATCGGCCCAACTCCCCATCTCTCTGGAAACCCCCATCGGTAAAGAAGAAGATTCTCGTCTGGGTGACTTTATTGAATCTGATGGGGAAACCCCAGAGGATGAAGTCTCCAAGAGTTTGTTACGGGAAGATCTCGAGAGTGTCCTTGGCACTCTCAGCCCTCGGGAGCGCGATGTTCTACGGCTGCGCTATGGGCTCGATGACGGTCGTATGAAGACGTTGGAAGAAATCGGTCAGATCTTCAACGTGACTCGGGAGCGCATTCGGCAGATCGAAGCCAAGGCCCTACGCAAGCTACGCCATCCCAACCGTAATAGCATCCTGAAGGAATATATTCGCTAGGCTCAACCGGCCCAGGCCAGCCCCAGCCGCAGTGCCCTCGGTAGCGACTTCAGGGCTGGCCTGACCAAAGATTAAATAGACGTCAATAGTTATGGCCAACTGGTGTGCTAGGGCTTGATCCCTCAAGCTCCTATTCAACCAGGATAAAAAAATGTGCAGTTCAGTAGACAGATAGCCAGCTGTTTTGGTACGGTTGTTCTGATGGTTATGCGGTATGCATTTCTCCCATGGAACCCCTCACTGCAGCCCAGCAAGAGCTATACGACTGGTTGGTAGATTACATTCGCCAACATCAGCACTCCCCCTCGATTCGGCAAATGATGCGAGCCATGGGGCTCAATTCCCCTGCACCGGTTCAGAGTCGTCTTGATCATCTCAAAAGAAAGGGATACATCGACTGGACCGAAGGAAAAGCCCGCACTATCCGTATCTTACATGCAGCCCGTGGTGTGCCAATCATGGGAACCATTGCCGCGGGTTTTGTCCACGATGTCTTTACAGACATTGTTGAGCGTCTAGACCTATCAGGGCTTCCCCTAAAACCCAGCGACTACGCCCTGAAAGTGACTGGTGACAGTATGATTGGAGCCCAGATTTGTGACGGTGATATCGTGATCATGCGTCCCGTCTCCGATCCCCAGTCTGTGCGAGATGGCACTATCGTGGCAGCTCGGGTTGAGAGTGGGACCACACTGAAATCCCTGCATCGTCAAGGGCGTGACGTGCAGCTCAAGCCTGCAAACCCAGACTATCCAGTGATGAAATTTCCGGCAGAGCAGGTCGATATCCAAGGTCGTCTTATTGGAGTCTGGCGAGGTATCGATGCCTCCTTGCTGGGAGCTTAATGCGGCTGAGACTGAACCTTGGGGGTCAATGTCCTCGCCTTACAAATCTTAATCCTCACAAGTTTTAACAATTTCTTGGCCAAGCATGGCTTGGTAGGGGAACCTGCGGTAATACACTAACACTTAGCGCTAGCCTCCAAGAGAGTTCGTGGGACGGCCATTAAATGGCCTAATCTTAGTGAACTTCTCGCGGTACCGCTGGCCTAGAGCACAGGCTGAGATCACTCTAGAATCTCATTCAGACTATTCGAACCGCTGTTAAGGGTAGTCGTATCTGCAGTGCTGATATGCCCCTGTACCATCATTCTTGGTCTTGATGAAATTTCGTACGTTTCTTACGGGTCTGCTAGCCATCACCTTGGTGATATTCATAGTAGGCGTGGGTGGCTTTATTGGATTGACCGCCCAGAGTCCTCTAGGGTTGCTGCGGGGAAGCTCCCAATTACAACCGACAGCTGCTCTCTTTGTGCCCAAACAGGCACCTTTGATGGTCTCCCTTCTGACCCGGCCAGAACGGTTGACCGATCTATGGCGGCTCTTAGCCAATCCAGGACAACGGAGGCAGGTCAAGGCCGAAATAGCCCGCTTAGAGACTAGCCTGTTGGCCAATACAGGGCTCTCCTACGAACAAGATATTCGACCTTGGCTAGGCCAAGAAATTACCTTTGCGGTCACCACTGCCGACCTAGACCGTAACCCAGACAATAGTCAACAGCCCGGATATCTGTTGGTTTTGAGCAGCGAAAACGGCCGGCAAGCCCGGGAATTTCTGCAGCTATTCTGGCAAAAACGGGCAGTTGCCGGTGAATCATTAGTATTTGAACAATTCTCAGGCAGCCAGTTAGTCTATGGTCGCCGCGATCCCAGTGATTCCGAGCAGGTTGCCCTGGCCAGTGCTACGGTAGGCGACCGCTTTGTGCTCTTGGCCAATACCCCAGAGGTCTTGAAACAGTCGCTGACCACAGTCCAAGCCCGAGATCTTAGCCTCCAGAACGACGGTGATTACCGGCAAGGCTTACAACAATTACCGAATAATCGAATTGGGGTCGTGTTTTCCCATCTACCTCAGGGGTTAGCGTGGTTGGGCCTCCTGTCAGAACCAGCCGCTGCGCTACCCGCGGCTTTTGAAGGCATGGCCAGTGGTGCGGATCGGGTGCTGATGACAGTACAACTAACTCGCCAAGGACTATTGGCCCATACGGCCCTATTGGCAGCAGCTGGGCAGCAGATTATGGCCCAGGCAGCCGTCTCTCCCAAGAGAATGAATGCACTGCAACTTTTGCCTGCAGATACTCCCTTGGCAGCGGTTTCAGCACAACTGGATCATCTCTGGAGCACCCTATCCCATAGTCTCGAGCGGTACGACTTAGCTGAGGGGGCCATCCAGTCTTTTCTAAACAATGCGCAGACTAACCTGGGCATAAACAATGTGGCGGAGGTCTTTTTGAACTGGGTAACTGGTGAATACGCGGTAGGGCTTTGGCCTAGTCAGGAATCGACCAAAACAGACTGGATCTTCATAGCCGAGCATCAATCGGAGACGACTGCTGCCATTGAGGCCTTGGATGCTCTGGCCCGTCAGCAGGGGTTGAGTGTGGGGCCAGTTCAGTTAGAAGACCAATCAGTGTCTGCCTGGACACGGTTAGCCGTGGAATCTGGGACTGACGTGAGATCACCACAGTTTCAAGTGAACACTGAGGTAGCTGGACTCCATGCTACTGTGGATGGCTATGAGGTATTGGCCACTTCAGTAGATGCGATGTATGCGGCCCTAAGGACGTCCCGGCCATCTCTAGCAGACTCAGACCACTGGCAGCAAAGTATCACGCCGTTATCCGAGCCCAGTCAGGGTGTTCTCTACCTAGACTGGCCATCCCTAAAGACACCATTACAGAACAGATTTCCAGGCTTACGATTAGGGGCACGACTGGCCCGGCCATTGTCTGATCATCTACAAAGCATTGCTGTCAGCGGCTATGGCTGTAATGGTAAAGGTGCTTCTAAGACTCAGTGCTCTGTTTACCGGGGGGATATCTTTGTCCACCTGCATTGAGATCTTGGCTGCCGATTCGAAGCACAGTACATGCAATAAGTAACTATGGATCAGCCCTCGTCTATCCTCACCCGTTGGCTAGCGGGCGCCTCCCCTACTGATGCTGACTGGCAGGCATTGATGGCTACGGAATTGGCTGACCAGCGCCGAGCCAATGCCTGGGGAATTCGAGACGATACGGTTCGTTCAGCACTGCGGCGGCGGTGGCACTTATTACAGCAACTAGCCCTTGAACATAGGCAAATTCCAGTTCCCCATGGCTCCCTGACTGATCTATTGCCTTGGCTCTGGTTCCTGTGGTTACCATTGACCCTGTGGTTGGTGGAGGCTAGGCAGCGACTGAACCGTCCTTTGATTCAAGGGATCTTGGGCGGACAGGGCAGTGGCAAAACGACTCTAACGCGAGTCTTGCAGCAGCTGTTAACGCTAGTGGGGCAACATGGGGTCACCCTATCTATAGATGATTTATACAAAACCTATGCTGACCGTCAGATTTTGCGCCAACAGGATCCCCGGCTGATTTGGCGTGGTCCCCCAGGCACTCATGATATTGAGTTAGGGCTGCGAACATTGCAGCAGTTGCGTCAGGCACCTCCAGATGCAGCGATTCCCATCCCACGGTTTGATAAATCGGCCCATGGAGGTGAAGGCGATCGCATCTCTCCGGAATGGGTGAGTCAGGTGGATATCGTGCTCTTTGAAGGCTGGTTTGTGGGAGCGCGTCCCGTTGACCCAGCCCAGATTGCCACAGCCCCTTGGCCTATTGAGACAGAGGCTGATCGTCAATTTGCCGCGGATATGAACCAACGCCTGAGGGATTACTTACCGCTTTGGGAGCAGTTGGATCAGTTAATGGTGCTCTATCCAGAAGATTATCGCCTTAGCCAGCAGTGGCGTCGCCAAGCAGAACAAGCCATGAAGGCGGATGGTAAATCAGGGATGGCAGATGACACCGTTGACCAGTTCGTAGAGTACTTTTGGCGGGCGTTGCATCCGGCCCTGTTTATCGAGCCGCTATGTCATCGTCGGGAGTGGGTCGATTTAGTGGTTGAAATTCGTGCGGATCGAACTTTGAAGGCAGTGTATGCTCCCTAGAGGGAAGGAATAATGTCCCTTTGATAGGCTGGAAATGACCTGGTGGAACTGGCAATGGCAATGTTAACTAGGTTTCTCTGAATCGATGGCTCCAGAGGTCGGACTGGACGTAGACATTCTTCTTTAATTTTTGCAGTGGTGAGTTCAGTATGAGTTCAACGGTAAGTGTCCTGCAACCCAGTGGCATTTTAGACAGTACCAAAGTCGAATCGTTTCGACAGCAGGTAGAGGAAGCCTTAGCAGCCGGGGCAGACATTGTTCTGGTAGATCTGCAAGATATATCCTTTATCGATAGTTCTGGGTTAGGGGCCTTGGTAGTGGTCTTAAAGAAGGTGCGAGCCGTAGATCGGCGTATGTACATCTGTTCGGTCAATGACCAAGTGCGTATGTTGTTTGAATTGACCAGTATGGACCAGGTATTTAGTGTATTGGCCGATCGGGCCGAGTTTGAGGCTAAGGTCCTCAATGCGGCCGAGTAGGTTGGCCTCTTCTGTTGGCCTAGTCTAAGTTGAGCATGAGTAACGAGAGATCATCGGCAAGAGGGGCGCGATCTTTCTGCTGTCGCACGGCTGTGATGATGTCATCAATGTTCTGGTGCCTTGGTGTTGTAGCCAGGAGATCGATAAAGGTGGACAATCCGGTCGCTTGCGTATCTTCTGCGGTTTCATAGATGCCGTCACTGAACAGGTAGAGGGCGCTGTGGGGGGGAATCACGCAGCGCTTCCACTGGTAAGAGGTATCTGGCAGCATGCCGATGGGTAGGCCGGGGGTGCGTAGTTGGTCGATCTGAGGGCCTTTTTCAGTAATCGATATCAGAATCGCCGGCGGGTGACCAGCACTGGCGTAGAGCAGTTGGCGGTTGGCTTGGTTGTAAACGCCATACCAGATAGTGAAGTACTTCTCGTTTTGATCGCTCATCTGGAAGGTTTCGTTTAGGGCCTGTAAAACTTTCTCGGGGCGATAGAAGTTGACGTCGGGTAACGATTGCGATCGCAACACGTTGAGCACCGACGTCGACAACAGAGCCGAGCCCAAACCGTGGCCTGAGACATCCAGCAGATAGACCACCAGGTAATCTGGATCTAGCCAATAATAGTCATAGCAATCACCTCCCAGCTGTCGAGACGGCAGAAAGCGAGCCTGAATCGGTAGCTTTGTGGTTTGATCGGGAGGCAGTAGCGATCGCACATAGGTTTCAGCTTCAGCCAATTCTGCTTCCAATTGTTGCTTCTGCTGCTGTAGATCTCGCGTCAGGTGATGCAATCGCAACCCAGCCCGCACCCGTGCCTTTAACTCATTGATATCGACGGGTTTTGTCAGCAAATCATCCGCCCCCATCTCTAGGCCCTTAATCCGGTCGGTAATGCTATCACGGCCGGTCAACATCAATAGAAAGGTGGTCGAGAGGAGCGGGTCTTCCTTGATTACCCGACAGACCGTAATGCCGTCGATCTCACCGGGTAGCCTCCAATTACAAACGATCAGGGCTGGCTGTAATTGTTGCGCCTGGGTCACCCCATCGTGACCAGTCGTCGCCACAGAAACCTCATAGTCAAGATTTCTGAGCACGTGGCTGATCAACTGTTGGGTGACGCTATCGCCGTCAATAATCAGAATTCGAGGCATACTACAATCCCATCACCGCTCGATATTGAGCCTCTAGGGCAGGCTCGACCGTCGCGACTGGCCTGATCAAAGCAGGAGCCTGGTCTCGCAACGCCTGATGTAATGTGGTTAAGTCGATGGTGGTTAACTGCCCCTGGGCAATCACTTGGCGGCCGCTGACCCAAGCACTGTGGACTACCTGGCTGGGGCGTCCCCTCACTAGCAGCCCTAAGGGATCTGTGTGAGGAAGCAGGGACGCTTGATTCAAGTCGTACAGCACCAGATCGGCCTGCTTACCTACCGCCAATGTACCCAGCTGGTCCGCCATCGCTAATCCCTTAGCCCCTCCCAAGGCTGCCATGTCAATTGCATTGTAAGGGGTGAGCCAGTGACGGTACTCAAAGGTTGTCGTGTTGTGCAGCAATGCTCCCAGCTTAACCGCCTCTAGCAAGTCCTGGCCATCGTTACTACAGGCCCCATCGCAGCCAATGGCCACATTCACCCCTGCTTGTCGGTAGGCCAGAATCGGAGCGATGCCACTGCCTAGGCGCAAGTTACTCAGGGGATTATGAACTACCGTAGACTGAGTTCTAGCCAGAATAGACCAGTCGTCCTCCTGCAGCCAAACTCCATGGGCTAGAGACGTTTGGGCTCCCAGGAACCCAAGCTCATTGAGGTGGGCAACGGCACTACCACCATATTTCTCTTGGGCCAGTAGGGATTGAGCCTTGGTTTCTAGCAGATGGGTATGGCGTCGCAGCTGGTGCCGTTCACTGAGGGCACAACAGCCCTCGAAGAGAGCATCCGATACCTGTTGAAAGCCCGTAGGCGCCACCATGATATAGATACCTTCCGCGGGGCAATGGAATTGGTCAACCGCAGCCTGTAAGAGTGCCAAGACAGCCTTAGTATCCATCACCTCCCCTGGAGCCGAGACCCCTGTGCCGCCGGGAACCCCCTCCTTAAACGGGCGATCTTGTACTAATGGTCCCACAAAGGCGCGAATGCCGGTCTCCCGATAGGCTCTCACTGCCGCGGCAATGGTTTCTAACTCTTGTCCTGGCGTCAAGATCAGGTGATCCACCACCGTCGTTCCCCCTGATAACAGGGTCTCTGCAGCCGTCCACAACGCACTCAAGTAAACTTG
This portion of the Halomicronema hongdechloris C2206 genome encodes:
- the rpoD gene encoding RNA polymerase sigma factor RpoD, with the translated sequence MTQANDLLGKLEPSNELDVLIEPDSNAGFDAQEEEEQGKAAKGKTSRRRGTSPDKKKHYTEDSIRLYLQEIGRIRLLRAEEEIELARKIADLLELERIRDDLVDSLEREPRDDEWAEAVDMALPAFRRRLHQGRRAKDKMVQSNLRLVVSIAKKYMNRGLSFQDLIQEGSLGLIRAAEKFDHEKGYKFSTYATWWIRQAITRAIADQSRTIRLPVHLYETISRIKKTTKLLSQELGRKPTEEEIATRMEMTIEKLRFIAKSAQLPISLETPIGKEEDSRLGDFIESDGETPEDEVSKSLLREDLESVLGTLSPRERDVLRLRYGLDDGRMKTLEEIGQIFNVTRERIRQIEAKALRKLRHPNRNSILKEYIR
- the lexA gene encoding transcriptional repressor LexA, coding for MEPLTAAQQELYDWLVDYIRQHQHSPSIRQMMRAMGLNSPAPVQSRLDHLKRKGYIDWTEGKARTIRILHAARGVPIMGTIAAGFVHDVFTDIVERLDLSGLPLKPSDYALKVTGDSMIGAQICDGDIVIMRPVSDPQSVRDGTIVAARVESGTTLKSLHRQGRDVQLKPANPDYPVMKFPAEQVDIQGRLIGVWRGIDASLLGA
- a CDS encoding DUF3352 domain-containing protein — encoded protein: MKFRTFLTGLLAITLVIFIVGVGGFIGLTAQSPLGLLRGSSQLQPTAALFVPKQAPLMVSLLTRPERLTDLWRLLANPGQRRQVKAEIARLETSLLANTGLSYEQDIRPWLGQEITFAVTTADLDRNPDNSQQPGYLLVLSSENGRQAREFLQLFWQKRAVAGESLVFEQFSGSQLVYGRRDPSDSEQVALASATVGDRFVLLANTPEVLKQSLTTVQARDLSLQNDGDYRQGLQQLPNNRIGVVFSHLPQGLAWLGLLSEPAAALPAAFEGMASGADRVLMTVQLTRQGLLAHTALLAAAGQQIMAQAAVSPKRMNALQLLPADTPLAAVSAQLDHLWSTLSHSLERYDLAEGAIQSFLNNAQTNLGINNVAEVFLNWVTGEYAVGLWPSQESTKTDWIFIAEHQSETTAAIEALDALARQQGLSVGPVQLEDQSVSAWTRLAVESGTDVRSPQFQVNTEVAGLHATVDGYEVLATSVDAMYAALRTSRPSLADSDHWQQSITPLSEPSQGVLYLDWPSLKTPLQNRFPGLRLGARLARPLSDHLQSIAVSGYGCNGKGASKTQCSVYRGDIFVHLH
- a CDS encoding glycerate kinase: MDQPSSILTRWLAGASPTDADWQALMATELADQRRANAWGIRDDTVRSALRRRWHLLQQLALEHRQIPVPHGSLTDLLPWLWFLWLPLTLWLVEARQRLNRPLIQGILGGQGSGKTTLTRVLQQLLTLVGQHGVTLSIDDLYKTYADRQILRQQDPRLIWRGPPGTHDIELGLRTLQQLRQAPPDAAIPIPRFDKSAHGGEGDRISPEWVSQVDIVLFEGWFVGARPVDPAQIATAPWPIETEADRQFAADMNQRLRDYLPLWEQLDQLMVLYPEDYRLSQQWRRQAEQAMKADGKSGMADDTVDQFVEYFWRALHPALFIEPLCHRREWVDLVVEIRADRTLKAVYAP
- a CDS encoding STAS domain-containing protein gives rise to the protein MSSTVSVLQPSGILDSTKVESFRQQVEEALAAGADIVLVDLQDISFIDSSGLGALVVVLKKVRAVDRRMYICSVNDQVRMLFELTSMDQVFSVLADRAEFEAKVLNAAE
- a CDS encoding PP2C family protein-serine/threonine phosphatase — encoded protein: MPRILIIDGDSVTQQLISHVLRNLDYEVSVATTGHDGVTQAQQLQPALIVCNWRLPGEIDGITVCRVIKEDPLLSTTFLLMLTGRDSITDRIKGLEMGADDLLTKPVDINELKARVRAGLRLHHLTRDLQQQKQQLEAELAEAETYVRSLLPPDQTTKLPIQARFLPSRQLGGDCYDYYWLDPDYLVVYLLDVSGHGLGSALLSTSVLNVLRSQSLPDVNFYRPEKVLQALNETFQMSDQNEKYFTIWYGVYNQANRQLLYASAGHPPAILISITEKGPQIDQLRTPGLPIGMLPDTSYQWKRCVIPPHSALYLFSDGIYETAEDTQATGLSTFIDLLATTPRHQNIDDIITAVRQQKDRAPLADDLSLLMLNLD
- a CDS encoding amidohydrolase, whose amino-acid sequence is MTDHFPSPIAIRNLILPTPRGYETTDLTMAQGRIMALGKHIPTAATWIDGTGKLGLPGLVNAHTHSPEMWYRGLIPPLPLELWLNILYQLPPLTPEQVYLSALWTAAETLLSGGTTVVDHLILTPGQELETIAAAVRAYRETGIRAFVGPLVQDRPFKEGVPGGTGVSAPGEVMDTKAVLALLQAAVDQFHCPAEGIYIMVAPTGFQQVSDALFEGCCALSERHQLRRHTHLLETKAQSLLAQEKYGGSAVAHLNELGFLGAQTSLAHGVWLQEDDWSILARTQSTVVHNPLSNLRLGSGIAPILAYRQAGVNVAIGCDGACSNDGQDLLEAVKLGALLHNTTTFEYRHWLTPYNAIDMAALGGAKGLAMADQLGTLAVGKQADLVLYDLNQASLLPHTDPLGLLVRGRPSQVVHSAWVSGRQVIAQGQLTTIDLTTLHQALRDQAPALIRPVATVEPALEAQYRAVMGL